Proteins from a genomic interval of Betta splendens chromosome 10, fBetSpl5.4, whole genome shotgun sequence:
- the LOC114864155 gene encoding uncharacterized protein LOC114864155 isoform X1, translated as MLIKAKLNNEQKYIKISEPNLAEFLNSAFMKFSMPPVTDGVKVFDETGTEVDAEVFEEVAQQPNAGVFTIRFDTDSEGTLSAACQQDSNASQPDPASLELSVCSSEGTVILELESCNSDDTIILDKNSPSRKRQRENDNAKHVVESTLAKKPGGDRIIKEYNRTKGLTDSSRRQMVNILAADMTETYGTAPPRHIREMYAQGIVEMFPYLMDPYSKKGYEHFYDGESGTGYLAWRLKTIQRRSSSAESRGPSHLLAGGGPTAKREALFNPEVILSEEQCKEAMSLMKYCSDEATIKEKMKVTFERRRNMVLDKEKSSFVLDEFPRFKDVEGLIAQDFHLQFGHDVAARLLERWPTTFKQKVIQQSKTLPSSADLEVLIQCAEATSEEVDMDDILVSGWDSDLSSIILLLHLIPPSAQGRKRPGRVSASQAEKHLVVFKKSGTSIEEHVDSINTSKQPYLLALGTKRSTIHKFVIILDKQVIPCKSTTSLGAFDELFKAHFVFGTTYNQMLHNMYTFIQTTIFQIDIGKVRESPRVAEIRARLLH; from the exons ATGTTGATCAAAGCAAAACTGAACAATGAGCAGAAATACATCAAGATCAGTGAGCCAAACTTGGCCGAGTTCTTGAATTCTG CCTTCATGAAGTTTTCGATGCCACCCGTCACAGACGGTGTTAAAGTCTTTGATGAGACTGGAACAGAAGTGGATGCAGAAGTGTTTGAGGAAGTAGCACAGCAACCCAACGCTGGTGTATTTACGATTAGATTCGATACTg ATTCTGAGGGAACACTTTCCGCTGCTTGCCAGCAGGATTCAAATGCATCTCAGCCTGATCCAGCTTCACTGGAACTTTCAGTCTGTAGTTCTGAAGGTACAGTAATTTTGGAACTTGAATCCTGCAACTCTGATGACACAATCATCCTGGATAAGAACAGCCCTTCCAGAAAACGCCAGAGAGAGAATGACAATGCCAAACAT GTAGTTGAATCTACATTGGCAAAGAAACCTGGTGGAGATCGCATTATTAAAGAATACAACCGAACAAAAGGGCTTACTGACTCTTCACGGCGTCAGATGGTTAATATCCTTGCTGCAGACATGACTGAAACCTATGG GACAGCACCGCCCAGGCATATAAGGGAGATGTATGCTCAAGGCATTGTTGAGATGTTCCCTTATCTCATGGATCCCTATTCTAAAAAAGGATAT gaACATTTTTATGACGGTGAAAGTGGGACTGGCTATCTTGCATGGAGGCTCAAAACCATTcagaggaggagttcttcagcagaaagcagagggcCATCACATCTGCTGGCTGGTGGTGGGCCGACAGCTAAAAGAGAGGCTTTGTTTAACCCTGAGGTGATCTTAAGTGAAGAGCAATGCAAGGAGGCCATGTCTTTAATGAAATACTGTTCTGATGAAGCCACTATCAAGGAGAAGATGAAAGTTACATTTGAGCGTCGCCGCAACATGGTTTTGGACAAGGAAAAATCTTCATTCGTCTTGGATGAATTTCCACGCTTTAAAGATGTTGAAGGCTTG ATTGCGCAAGATTTCCACCTTCAGTTTGGACACGATGTAGCTGCCAGGCTTTTGGAAAG GTGGCCTACAACATTCAAGCAAAAGGTTATTCAGCAGAGCAAGACTCTGCCCTCCTCAGCCGACCTTGAAGTGCTGATCCAGTGTGCAGAAGCCACCTCAGAGGAAGTGGACATGGATGACATTCTTGTCTCTG GATGGGACAGTGATCTCTCCTCAAttatcctcctccttcacctgatTCCTCCTTCCGCCCAAGGCCGTAAAAGACCAGGCAGAGTGTCGGCATCCCAAGCGGAGAAGCATCTTGTTGTGTTCAAGAAG AGTGGAACAAGTATCGAAGAACACGTGGATTCTATCAACACTAGTAAGCAGCCCTATCTACTTGCTCTCGGCACGAAGAGGAGCACCATCCACAAGTTCGTCATCATTCTGGACAAGCAGGTTATACCGTGCAAATCAACAACCTCTCTTGGGGCGTTTGATGAGTTGTTCAAAGCACACTTTGTGTTTGGCACTACGTATAATCAGATGCTGCACAACATGTACACCTTCATACAGACGACCATCTTCCAAATAGATATTGGCAAAGTTCGTGAGAGCCCACGTGTGGCAGAGATTAGGGCAAGGCTGTTACACTAG
- the LOC114864155 gene encoding uncharacterized protein LOC114864155 isoform X2, with protein sequence MLIKAKLNNEQKYIKISEPNLAEFLNSAFMKFSMPPVTDGVKVFDETGTEVDAEVFEEVAQQPNAGVFTIRFDTDSEGTLSAACQQDSNASQPDPASLELSVCSSEGTVILELESCNSDDTIILDKNSPSRKRQRENDNAKHVVESTLAKKPGGDRIIKEYNRTKGLTDSSRRQMVNILAADMTETYGTAPPRHIREMYAQGIVEMFPYLMDPYSKKGYEHFYDGESGTGYLAWRLKTIQRRSSSAESRGPSHLLAGGGPTAKREALFNPEVILSEEQCKEAMSLMKYCSDEATIKEKMKVTFERRRNMVLDKEKSSFVLDEFPRFKDVEGLIAQDFHLQFGHDVAARLLERWPTTFKQKVIQQSKTLPSSADLEVLIQCAEATSEEVDMDDILVSGWDSDLSSIILLLHLIPPSAQGRKRPGRVSASQAEKHLVVFKKDAFLYILRVEQVSKNTWILSTLVSSPIYLLSARRGAPSTSSSSFWTSRLYRANQQPLLGRLMSCSKHTLCLALRIIRCCTTCTPSYRRPSSK encoded by the exons ATGTTGATCAAAGCAAAACTGAACAATGAGCAGAAATACATCAAGATCAGTGAGCCAAACTTGGCCGAGTTCTTGAATTCTG CCTTCATGAAGTTTTCGATGCCACCCGTCACAGACGGTGTTAAAGTCTTTGATGAGACTGGAACAGAAGTGGATGCAGAAGTGTTTGAGGAAGTAGCACAGCAACCCAACGCTGGTGTATTTACGATTAGATTCGATACTg ATTCTGAGGGAACACTTTCCGCTGCTTGCCAGCAGGATTCAAATGCATCTCAGCCTGATCCAGCTTCACTGGAACTTTCAGTCTGTAGTTCTGAAGGTACAGTAATTTTGGAACTTGAATCCTGCAACTCTGATGACACAATCATCCTGGATAAGAACAGCCCTTCCAGAAAACGCCAGAGAGAGAATGACAATGCCAAACAT GTAGTTGAATCTACATTGGCAAAGAAACCTGGTGGAGATCGCATTATTAAAGAATACAACCGAACAAAAGGGCTTACTGACTCTTCACGGCGTCAGATGGTTAATATCCTTGCTGCAGACATGACTGAAACCTATGG GACAGCACCGCCCAGGCATATAAGGGAGATGTATGCTCAAGGCATTGTTGAGATGTTCCCTTATCTCATGGATCCCTATTCTAAAAAAGGATAT gaACATTTTTATGACGGTGAAAGTGGGACTGGCTATCTTGCATGGAGGCTCAAAACCATTcagaggaggagttcttcagcagaaagcagagggcCATCACATCTGCTGGCTGGTGGTGGGCCGACAGCTAAAAGAGAGGCTTTGTTTAACCCTGAGGTGATCTTAAGTGAAGAGCAATGCAAGGAGGCCATGTCTTTAATGAAATACTGTTCTGATGAAGCCACTATCAAGGAGAAGATGAAAGTTACATTTGAGCGTCGCCGCAACATGGTTTTGGACAAGGAAAAATCTTCATTCGTCTTGGATGAATTTCCACGCTTTAAAGATGTTGAAGGCTTG ATTGCGCAAGATTTCCACCTTCAGTTTGGACACGATGTAGCTGCCAGGCTTTTGGAAAG GTGGCCTACAACATTCAAGCAAAAGGTTATTCAGCAGAGCAAGACTCTGCCCTCCTCAGCCGACCTTGAAGTGCTGATCCAGTGTGCAGAAGCCACCTCAGAGGAAGTGGACATGGATGACATTCTTGTCTCTG GATGGGACAGTGATCTCTCCTCAAttatcctcctccttcacctgatTCCTCCTTCCGCCCAAGGCCGTAAAAGACCAGGCAGAGTGTCGGCATCCCAAGCGGAGAAGCATCTTGTTGTGTTCAAGAAG gatgcCTTTTTGTACATCCTTAGAGTGGAACAAGTATCGAAGAACACGTGGATTCTATCAACACTAGTAAGCAGCCCTATCTACTTGCTCTCGGCACGAAGAGGAGCACCATCCACAAGTTCGTCATCATTCTGGACAAGCAGGTTATACCGTGCAAATCAACAACCTCTCTTGGGGCGTTTGATGAGTTGTTCAAAGCACACTTTGTGTTTGGCACTACGTATAATCAGATGCTGCACAACATGTACACCTTCATACAGACGACCATCTTCCAAATAG